The sequence GAGAACCAACAAGGAGGTTGGAGAAATGTACTTAGAATTCTGAGATTTTTAATTATATAGTATCCAAGATGtagatttttttttgttgaattaaATATCGAATTTATGGAACTTCAACGAAGAAGACAATAGATTGTttattatataaattatttaattatatatttgagttatatCCGAAAATTATTCATAATTATGATTCAGTTGTTTTAACACTCAGAGAGATTTTCTTATGAGTATGTTGCAATAAGAAACAAGATGATATTTGAAAAGGTCGAATAAAAATTTAGCATACCTtttattcttttatatttttcgCGCATCGCACAAGTTCTAATACTAATTTTGGTACTATAATTTCTTAGGTCAGACCAAACAAGAAAAACGACAAATGAAAGCTCCTCATTATGAGATTTTCTTCTCATGAAGATTATTCTGATTTTAGTTAAAAAACAAAGCACTGTAGTATGTATTATTTGAACGATTTAATCAAATCAATTGCAAATTGCAATAATCTTTTAATCCAATtgcaatattaaaataataagaaaaaaagacCCCCTTTTTCCCTATCACCATAGCCAAATACATTGTCAAGACAAACCAGTCAACCAAAACAAGAAAAAACCCTTTCTACAAAGCACAAAAATAATTAAACACAAAAACCCCAAACAAGAGATTAGATCGATCTCTCCGACCACCACCGACTCTTATTCTCCGCCGCCGATGGAGTTTTCCCCTTTAAATCGTCTACCTCAAGATACCCTTCACCAGATCTTCTCCCATTTAACCCTCCGTGAAATCATCGTCTCCAAATGCGTCTGCAAATGTCTCAACTCCACTCTCTCTTCTCCGGCGTTCCTCCACCTCATCTCCACTCTCCAACCTCCCCTCTCCCTCCTCGCCCTCCGCCCTTCCCACCGTAGCCACGGCcacagtcataataatcaatctCCTCATTGTGCACTCCATGTATTCGACACAGTGCTTAACTACTGGTTTCGGTTCCCACTTTCTTTCCTTCCCTTTAGATCTCATTACCCCATCACTTCCTCTCACGGCCTCCTCTATCTCTGGGCTGAGGGCCCCACTACTGCGGGACCCATACCCGCAAtttcacctcctcctcctcctcccagTAACAATAGCAAAACCCTAATCGTTTGTAACCCTTTAACACGTCAATTCAAGCTGCTTCCTCAATTGGGTTCAGCTTGGTGTAAACACGGGTCGGTTCTTGTCGGGTCACCGAATCAAGTTCTGGTTTTGACTGAGTTAGCTGCTATTTACTTCTCTGGCTCAACAACTTCCAATAATTGGCTCAAGTTTTCATCGAATTTACCGTCAAAACCTAGGAGTCCAATCTTGATTTCTGATACCATTTTAGCCCTTTGTGATGTTGGTTCCCCGTGGCGGTCCCAATGGAAGCTGTTTAGGTCAACAGTTAAAGATTTGCAATATAGTCAACAATGGACTAGGTTAGAAAAGCATGAGTGGGGTGATATTTTTGACATATTGAAACGCCCCAGATTGCTTGCTGGTAGAAATGATAAGGTGTTGATGATTGGCGGTCTAAAATCGTCCTATTCATTGCACAGCACATGCTCGACCATTTTGATACTTAGATTGGATTTGGACTCTTTAGAATGGGAAGAAGCTGGGCGAATGCCGCCTGAGATGTTTAGGTATTTTCAAGATTCGAGTAAGTTCAAGGTGTTTGGTGGAGGGAGTAAAGTTTGTTTTTCGGGCAAGAGGGTGGGAAGATTGGCGCTTTGGGAGGAAAATGAGTGCGGGAAAGGGGAATGGCGGTGGATAAGTGGCGTTCCGGGGAATAGTGATGGACTTTATCGGGGATTCGTCTTTGAGGCTCAGTTGAATGCAGTGCCTTAAAGGTGGATTTAGAGGAGGAAGACCATTAGCTTCAATGGTAACTTTTCTGATTTGGGAATTCTAACTTTTCATAATGTTGAAGCTAAatgtttagtttttcttttgattGCCATGCTAAACAGGATGGAGGCAGTGGTCTCCTAGAACACTTGGTCCGTCAGAAAGATAATGTTATTGTACTTGTTTTTTGAGGTAAATCTGAATAGCAATTGGATATTCAGACGAAGTGGTTGGCTTGTTTGTTATATGATATCTGACTATTCGTGTATGCAAGGATTCCCCTTTCATGTATTCGGAATGTATTTGTCTTTACAGAGCTTTGGCGTTTCATATGATGCATAAACAGTCCTTTGTTTCATCTGTAAGTTAGCTATATTTGCTATGAAATTGGAGAATAATGGCTGACTTCCTTGCTTGATTTGCATAGCAGCGACTGTGATTTTGCTATAACTTATGCAGTTGCTATATTGCCTTTATAAAGATCATTTGTGTTATGGTTTTAAGTTATGCCCATGTGGACTATGTGATGATGTCTCTATTTGATGGATTTGCTCCTTTCTAACTAATAGCGTTAAGCTAAGTTTCGTACTTTATTGCCCTTTTCAGTCACGGGACTTAACTCTTAGCAGTGGTGGCAAGAAACTAGGTACGAACGTACTTGTTAAGCTGCTTACTTGACTGAGACCTTTTATTCTATTGTATGCAAAGATTGATGGTGGATGGATATGTTGATATTCCAATCATCGTATTGTCAAAGGTGAAAAGCGAAAATAACTGTTGAGTTTTGTTTGGGCTTTATACGAAAAGCATAAATATTGTGTGGGTTTTAATGAAGGCACatagaagaaattaaaaataaaaactatatTTTGTAATTCAAGTATAACTATGAACACAAACAACAAATATATGTACGCCTtataaaagtaaaaaattaaaaagaaacacAAACACCAATTAAGTGAAATAGTTATTGTAACACGGAGACCATGGATGATGAAACAGACACCTTAGTGCCTTGGTGCTTGAACTGAAGCTTTGCCTAAATGAGGTAAAGCCTGTTTTGCACCTATCTTCAGAATTTAAGCGCACCTTAAGCCAGCTTTTGGCAACACTACAATTATGACTGTTGCACATCCTATGGGAAAACCAACTCTTGGAGTAGATatttattttttgagatttaactTCATGCAGTGGATCACTTGATGTCACATAGATAGAGACAACagtaggaaaaaagaagaagaaagaagatattATTTGGAGGTGGAATGATTGCTGAGAGTACAGTTCATACTTTGGTTACTCTTTTACCGATTGAGAAAAACCTGAGTGCAGCTTGTGTTTTGCAGACAGGAAGAGATCCTCTCCTCttccctttctttttctcttttctctttatcCTGTTGTGAAACTATACTCTCTCCCCCATTAGTACATAGCACTCACACACAAAAGGAGTTGTGTAGATAAGAGTGAGGTTGGGATTCTATTATACACATACGTAACAGCAACAGGCAAACCTAGTGGTTAGTCATCAGTCATATCTTGAGGTTATTGAGCCGTGAAATTGTTGAAATCTAGGATGAACATCCTCAATTTGCAGCTAAAACAGTTCACATCCTAAGAAGCTGAGTGAGTTCCCTTTTAACCCCCAAAGACCAAAGCTCTTTGTAAGACTAACATGCTATAAATTTGAACTGCCGCAAATATGCCAAAAAGAGGCATCTTTTTGTGAACTGGTGGTTTCTTCCTGTTATTGGTTTTGACTTTTTTCTCGCAATTGATGTTGATTCTCTTGAGAGTTCAAGTGTTGCAGTGACCTGTTTCTTCTCTAGCCACCTCCATCTACCTTCCATTTTTGTCCTCATTAAAGACTCTTTGGTCTTTGTAAAGGAATGAGCTCTTACTTGTCTGGAAATGCAATGAGGGTTGGTTTAGGAGCTTGAACAAATTAGAATAGAAAATCCTCTTACGAGTGGAGAGGCTTTTTCTTTTGTGTATGTCTATTCTAGTAAAGGCCGAGCCAGCCGCTTGTTTGATGCTGCAATACATTGTAACATACCTGTAGATTTTTATTGAGTAAATGGTGGGTAGGTCACTGCTACTTGTACCTGCACTATCTAAGATAGTACAACTGCGTTATAGTTTGTTGGGTTTGTATGATTCCTTTTGGTTAGAATATGTGAACCAATGATAATAATGGCAACTGTACATTGTAACATACCTGTAGATTGCAATACATTGTAACATACCTGTAGATTTTTATTGAGTGAATGGTGGGTAGGTCACTGCTACTTGTACCTGCACTATCTAAGATAGTACAACTGCGTTATAGTTTGTTGGGTTTGTATGATTCCTTTTGGTTAGAATATGTGAACCAATGATAATAATGGCAACTGGTGGCCACTATCCATGTTCTGTGGGAGAAAGGTTAGTCGTAGTCTTTTTTCAGATATTATCATCAAGGTTTATTTGATGTTGCATCTTTGTCTTCAATGTCTTTTAAGTTTCATATGCTATTTCTTGTAATTTTATTTCATGAACATAACATTTCTTGCGTATCCCTCAACGCGGAGGACTTATAGTATTTTGTTACTAACTAAAGTGGGGACTGATAGAATCCCATTAGTAGCTGTATACAAAGGGGGGCAGTATACCTTGAAGTTTAGTTTTTAGGAACCTTCTAGTCATTTATGCAAATGGGAAGTTGCTGTGTGCTTCAAAATAAGCCCCATTTTTTTGAGTTGATCTTCAACACCAAATTTTCGTTATCTGTCAAGTGTCAATGGTCTTTCTTATAAAATGCCTCCTGAAACATCAAGTTTTCTTGTGTCTAAGTGGCCATCCTATTTATTGTGTTCCCTTCAAATTATTGGAAAACTGGCATACTGAATGATCTATCCCATCGTGTCTCTGTTAGGCTCGACTGTTGGGGGCTTCCTATTCAGTTGAAAAAGAAGCTGTATAGTTTTTAAACAAAATGGCAATGTAGCAAGAGCTGGGCTGTACTGTTGCATCACATTGCTTCAATAATATTAGTTATACTATTGGAGATTAAGGGAAACTGGAACTACTCTTGTTGTCGTTGCTATGATGTAACCATGTACTATTGATAAAAAATGATGTATATGTCACTACTCAATATACAGTCAAACCTCGCTATAACAGCTTCGTTTGTTCAGAATATTTTTGAATGTTATAGCTAAGTGTTATAtaaaacatatattatatataacatgaaaattggtttcgcaaaagcttggcttttatagtgaagtatTGTTATATAGGAATCTTGTTATAAAGAGGTCTGACCGTACAATGaaaggaagagagagagagaatgatAATTGGATACAATTGCTGTCATTCACAACCGGATGTGGCGTTGTGTTAATATGTTGTAATTTAGCAGTTTTTTTTTGTGTGTCATTTCCCAACCGTTTCTCCTACAGCACTTAAACTGTAATGACCTAACATCTGTTTCTTCTGCACTCTCCATATTTGATCTTATgctctttcttttatttactgCTGCATATGCAGGTGATTCATCTGATGTATTCCAATCCTTTTACTGAAAAAGATATAAAAAATGAAGAGAAGTAGGAAAAACCAAGATTCCTTCATCAAATACCGCAGTTCTCTGATTAACCACCATAATAtggaaaaatgacattgtatagccgctgtaaaaataataaccgaaaaaatgtataaaatttgtacataacatatagattgtatatatatacaaaaatatttaaattttatacactttttcgattACCAGATGTAAATAATTtggcgggctaaaagtgataatacctgGTCTCTAGAATTATAAGCTATATGCTACTTTTCCCTATATGTtgaaaaaatggaaattttcacAACGTATTCAGATAAAACTAATTTGAATGCCTAATCAAAACACTTGTAACTTCAATAGACAACGTCTGATCGCTGTGAAAAGAAATGTTTTGCATTCATTTTAAATATCTAGCTAGCAGACTCTGGAATCTGGATATGGAGAAAActcccccccccacccccccacccccccccacccaaaaaaaaaaaaatgccttAGGTTCTAAAAGGTGTCAAAATCTCTGAAAGTCAATTTGGACCATCCAAAATTGAATAACATCTTAAGTTACATGTGTACCCAAACGGCTCGTGCGGAATTGAGTTGACGAGCAATGGGTTTTCTCATTACAACTTGTTCTCCGAGTGTGCAAATGCTGaacaattaaatattttttaaaatcaggtattttattattttttttgctaATGAAAGGAGAGACTTTATATTAAAAACATAGGAAGTTTAGTTATTACATAACATAGGGATAGATCGCATAGCGGTTTTTCCCAATTTGTCTTTAAGAAAAACTTGTAAAATAAATGCTGGAGGTGTTTCCCAATACATAATGTTATCTTCTTCTGTTGTTGTTTGTTGCTTGGTGCTTCCATACTTTGCCAGGGTGTCAGCTACAGTGTTGCcttatatatatagattatttcTTTCACTTTAATAGCATCAAGAAGAAAACCGTGAATCTATTTCTATTATAGTGGGAAAAAGATATTTTGTGAAGGAGAGTTCTAGTCCTGCCATTAGTGCTAGTAGTTCAGCATGAAAAGCGGATGTTGCAGAGGTATTTAATTGATTAATTTAAGTACTAAGTAGTAAGTACGAGCTCTCTTCTTCTCATGTGTTATGGTAAATCATGAGCGACAAATGGACTACTATTTTTAATTCAAAAGGGTTAATATTTACTGATTTGACCAAAATATTGCTCTATTAGACGAATCTATGTTGTACGAATCTCACACTATGGTGACACACTGAGCACAATATTGAGTGAAGAAAGTATATGGTTTCATAAGCTTGTATTTGTTTCTGGGGGAACCAACAATTAAGTCAATTCTAAAGACTTgctaaaaaaatacataaaatagcaTTTTTCAACCTAAACTTCTCCTCCACCAGCAAAAGCCTTTAGTGTGATAGAGTGCCTGTCTCATCCATAAATGATCCAAAGATATAAGCATTTGGCGTTTTTCCTTTTTGAATAAATAACTTTCCTTTCATCATCAGCTTTTTTTTACTGTTGATATAAACATCAAAAGCTAAACATTGATTCTACTACTGTGATCGGGCGGCTCTAGGGGAACCAACAACTAAGTCCAACTCTAAAGCTCGAACTAATATGACATTCGAATTAGAAATTAAATGAAATTTGAGTAATTTACATTGATGTTAACCCAAGTAATGGGTCCAGAAAAAGATACTTGGTAATTTTTGAACAATATTTACAATGTTATGTAATAATTGTTGGGATATACTATTAACTATGTGGTTTAGCTATAGTATTATGTTTTATTCTTTATGGAACAACTGTTTATTTGATTTATTCAATTTAATAAAGTattattttaaatagattatttattacatgtgtgTTCTTTAGTTATGTAGGAGACGATTTAGAGTATGAAGTCTTAGCTCATGCACAGAAGATTAAATTATCAGTTCTCataattaacaaataaattatGTTCACAGTCGAAGATATTGTGGGACAAAATATCAAAAGGTACAACTCTATTCAGAGTTAATGTATACCTAATAACTAAAAAATAACGAATAtcatttgtgaaataataattagttgatagaatccttGACTCGACCTTGAGTTTGATAAAACCCAtttatgtaagcttataagttttcaagTGAAAACCCGACCGGTGGATTTTTTATCCACCACATGAAATAGTTTAAGAATAattataaaggatttaattagttgattaaattaaattatcagtGATTTAGCTTAATTAACTGGTAATTgtaatcttaacatggggagttaaaataagtgttGGTGAATTTTGAATttcatattgaggagttcaattttagttttttagtcGAATAAACTGTGATTAATTATAGTAGGATTTAATTCATCTGAATTTTGAATTAATACTATAATTGGTAGCCTCTTATTATCTATGTGGTCTCTGTATACCTAGTAAAAACCTTGACAGATTTGGGTAAAAAGTGACTTGGGAGAAAAGTTATTTGTTTGAGTTTGACCAGGATTCCACAACACTAGCAGAATCCTACACGATTTTTGGCCTatttttttggcttaatttcgGGTCTACAAATAGAAGACAAGTTTCACCCAATAACTCACTCTTTAGAGTAGTATTATTGCCCACTCAAATAATTTCGTCCAAGGTTTTACTAGGAGCATAATAGAAGACTACATCCCTGAATTCTTGCTCTGTGAAGGACTTGTGCAATAGTTTCGAGAGATTAGTGATTCTAATCTTTGTAATTGAATTATTGTCTAGTTTACATGTTTGTGATACCTGTATTTATGCTTGTTTCCGTTGCGCATGTTCTAACAATGGGTACCAGACGTCGTCTTACATCTAACTAGATAATGTAATACAACATGAATGTTGTAAACGTAAAACGTGGTGTTCTATTACATGAAAACAATATTGTTTTTCACATATTTGTTGTGTTTATTCCATGAAAACAATGTTACTTTCCCCCAAAACGagacttttataataatattttgagttCTGAAATCATGGATTAACATACATAAGTATGATATGTGATATCAACAACTCAAAATATTTAGAACCCTAAAAACGCCAAAAATCATTTTTTGCATATTGGTCatgattttggaattcttaaatTCTGTTGaaatccgaatgacctcaaatttggtAGGTTCATCGGAAATAACCCAGTGAGCAATACTTATGAGCATGAACATTATTTTTCGGGCATTCAAGATCTTTTAGATGGGTTTTCggccatttttttattttctattcttttttacGAGAACACTAGTGGTAGGGTTCAATTCCTATGGTTTTCATTCatgttttataataatataatgaatttATATGTTCACATAGGTCTTCTTCCACATCGGATAGATTCATTATAGATAATTACTGTAGTATCACTTCTAGTTGTTTGATAACTTGTATTAACTCTCCACCGAGTTATATATTGATTCAATGGAATTAGGGTTTATAAAAGTGATATTTACCTATCTTAAATTGAcagtttactctccatctgagttggttttatttttaatttttggggTGAATATCTTACATAACTCATATATTTTGCATGGATTGTTAAGTTTTCCTATCGAATCTAACTGTTCAACAAGCATGGTTATATGTGTAatgtgttattttgaattttattattCCTATTGCATAACTAATGATTTATttaatgtgaatatctctctgaTTAACCATGTCTTCATCCAACCCACTCACCTCAATTTTGAACCAAAACAAATTAGAATGACCAAATTATGTTGTCTCGAAAAGGAACTTTGATATTGTCCTAACTGCTGAAGGTTTCAAATTCGTAATCACTGAGGAGTGCCCAAAAAAATTCTGATATAGATGCTACCGATGATCAGGTTAAGCCTATGATAAATGAGTTAAAGCTGATGAGATGGCGCGATGTTACATTCTTGCCTCTATGGCGAATATTTTGCAACATCAGCATCAGTCTATGGGATCTGCTTATGACATGCTCGAAAGTCTCAAGAGATGTTTGGTGAGCAAAATCGTTCGGCTAAGCAGACAGTTATGAAAGCCATTTTGAATACCAAAATGGTTGAAGGATCATTGGTTAGGGACCATGTTCTAAAGATGATGGGTCTTCTGAATGAACTGGAGGTCCTTGGAGCTGTGATTGATAAGGAATTTCAAGTTGAGATGGTCCAGCAGACTCCACTTGACATTTTTTAACAATTTCTCTTGaaacataatatgaacaaaatGGATTTATCACTAGTGAAATTATTGAATAAGCTGCAAGCGGCAGAATCTAATATCAAACAGCAAGCTCCAGTTATGGAAGCGAATATTGACAAAACATCGGTTTCTAAGCCGAGAGgcgataagaaaaagaagaaggatcaCAAGGTTTTGGCACCTGGAGGTGCGGTTGTTGGTGTAAAAAATCCCAAAGGAAAGTGCTATCATTGCAAGGAACCTCAGCATCACAAAAAAGCAATCCCCTGCCTATCTGTCAAAGTTGAATAAGTAAGGTATTGAAATTTAAATGTCGTTAAAACTGGTTTAGCGGCTGTCTCTACCATTTTGGTGTGTACATTCAGGTTCCACTAATCATATATGCACTACTTTGCAGGGGTTTCAGGAAACGCGGTGGCTAAGTGAGAATGAAGTTTGTGTATTTCAAGAAAATGGCGAGCTAGCACCAGCTTTAGC is a genomic window of Nicotiana tabacum cultivar K326 chromosome 16, ASM71507v2, whole genome shotgun sequence containing:
- the LOC107801906 gene encoding SKP1-interacting partner 15, whose amino-acid sequence is MEFSPLNRLPQDTLHQIFSHLTLREIIVSKCVCKCLNSTLSSPAFLHLISTLQPPLSLLALRPSHRSHGHSHNNQSPHCALHVFDTVLNYWFRFPLSFLPFRSHYPITSSHGLLYLWAEGPTTAGPIPAISPPPPPPSNNSKTLIVCNPLTRQFKLLPQLGSAWCKHGSVLVGSPNQVLVLTELAAIYFSGSTTSNNWLKFSSNLPSKPRSPILISDTILALCDVGSPWRSQWKLFRSTVKDLQYSQQWTRLEKHEWGDIFDILKRPRLLAGRNDKVLMIGGLKSSYSLHSTCSTILILRLDLDSLEWEEAGRMPPEMFRYFQDSSKFKVFGGGSKVCFSGKRVGRLALWEENECGKGEWRWISGVPGNSDGLYRGFVFEAQLNAVP